A region from the Leishmania panamensis strain MHOM/PA/94/PSC-1 chromosome 20 sequence genome encodes:
- a CDS encoding hypothetical protein (TriTrypDB/GeneDB-style sysID: LpmP.20.5220) → MNKAFELLRRSASKVEANRKDRKQKGDRNGRGRHPRSPRTTSSPLKSTHQHINRDSGSSRGEKKWRQKLAESKILKRLMQPVYSDDDTGDNCHTRDDMVSNGDAHRLGEIPARSKYLLPDQKSHFANHPTYLPLAEQCRPLQPSSLTSLTPRQGCHQKPGQSSGDNNDGEVGGHTYGAMGEEVGVDDDNYAEAQQTHQERHHGIGHVGSLYEGAVKSIQGNPHRILTASIGSSVSGASSVGPTGLALMPQFRWVPKQGGGGLGFNPFMNFRYQPQQECIASMLPTPWMNTPTPLSDAQQPDDETPELLHGVASPEHEQQQNEGQLHVSGRHNSYSMFYALPSPPPAPQSVPSTRPHCETGTLSFYGPIGSIGIEASCKRRAVEQQSGTDGAAEKAYKERSSRRPAEREETSIQLLTQLWCDVNLLRDARIVDSPGLSCNDDENDDSASGTSSSTSNIESNNDNREFDEAAMAAREKVRQRRQQYSARSPSFYFKDGDLAALRVEDNAEDSTLAPAPRATAVHKPVAVSAQHQQRSVPSTVKATSPAALTGGRRAVGGVAKTSVRRLAAHEVASSSSSSGSSDNDSGGDDSNSDECNTGERSSGFGSDDDNESVDSGDAVSPHRNDNDAHGNLTHLHSWKKRSSIHASTGMSRSVLEYGQYDFMNSFTMNESFVSHMPDGGGGARINLLYVPDDYNDGGEAAAVGDLVLNYTPRHVSTKSAETSVKMKPHPPLSPSIPSQSQERHGSPSMSVARGSAVGPSGNGAAVTPRRGQRRVNNATDIRSATVQNTSHHGGSTSSSSHHHDGGGCGLGEQLAYGSSFGLGSRHNSYLATPCDEAHDAASVSLSVYGVVSGNPNTISSGTSMMDGDGEAFITRGVYRDSRDQTVTPATFGVVSRGPAAPLTVGCGSAVKTCNAASQQLTLPLIDRGSVSPATYSRPPSAAQRLRVPVTPTSPQRLARGTKTVYPGGYLPPITPPVTPTAKKTPAQRNKNAVSTSSFRDLANASITPGLGDIVGGKSYTSLAYELPGT, encoded by the coding sequence ATGAACAAGGCCTTCGAGCTActgcgccgctccgccaGCAAGGTCGAGGCGAACAGGAAGGACAGAAAGCAGAAAGGCGATCGGAATGGCAGAGGTAGACACCCCAGATCGCCCAGgacgacgtcgtcgccgctgaaAAGCACGCACCAGCATATCAATAGAGACAGTGGTTCCTCAAGGGGCGAGAAAAAGTGGAGGCAGAAACTCGCGGAGAGTAAAATCCTCAAGCGCCTGATGCAGCCGGTGTACAGCGACGATGATACTGGCGATAACTGTCACACCCGCGATGACATGGTCAGCAATGGCGACGCACATCGCCTAGGCGAGATACCCGCCCGCTCCAAGTACCTTCTACCAGACCAGAAGTCCCATTTCGCGAATCACCCCACCTACCTGCCACTGGCCGAGCAATGTAGGCCACTGCAGCCGTCCTCCTTAACGTCCCTCACGCCGCGGCAGGGATGTCACCAGAAGCCTGGCCAGAGTAGTGGCGACAACAATGACGGCGAGGTCGGTGGCCACACCTACGGCGCCATGGGCGAGGAGGTTGGAGTCGACGATGATAACTATGCGGAAGCGCAGCAGACGCATCAGGAGCGCCACCACGGCATTGGTCACGTCGGTTCCCTGTACGAGGGTGCTGTAAAAAGTATTCAAGGAAATCCGCACCGCATCCTCACTGCTAGCATTGGCAGTAGCGTGAGCGGCGCGTCGTCTGTTGGACCAACTGGACTGGCACTGATGCCGCAGTTTCGCTGGGTCCCGAagcaaggcggcggcggtctgGGCTTCAACCCTTTCATGAACTTTCGCTATCAACCGCAGCAGGAGTGCATAGCGTCAATGCTCCCAACCCCTTGGATGAACACACCAACACCGTTGAGCGATGCTCAGCAGCCGGACGACGAGAcaccagagctgctgcacggtgTGGCTTCCCCTgagcatgagcagcagcagaatgAGGGGCAGTTGCATGTCTCTGGTCGCCACAACAGCTACTCTATGTTTTACGCTCtcccgtcaccgccaccggcgccgcagTCGGTTCCCTCGACACGCCCTCATTGCGAGACGGGGACCCTTTCCTTCTATGGCCCCATCGGCTCCATCGGTATCGAGGCTTCCTGCAAGCGGCGTGCCGTTGAGCAGCAAAGCGGGACGGATGGCGCAGCGGAGAAAGCCTACAAGGAGCGCTCCTCTCGAAGACCTGCTGAGCGAGAAGAGACGAGCATTCAGCTTCTCACGCAGCTCTGGTGCGATGTGAACCTGCTACGTGATGCTCGCATCGTCGACTCCCCAGGCCTGTCGtgcaacgacgacgagaaCGACGACTCTGCAAGCGGCACCAGCTCTAGCACTAGCAACATCGAGTCGAACAACGATAACCGCGAGTTTGACGAGGCGGCCATGGCGGCACGTGAgaaggtgcggcagcgtcgtcagCAGTACTCAGCCCGGTCGCCGTCCTTCTACTTCAAGGACGGTGATCTTGCGGCGCTACGGGTCGAGGACAATGCCGAGGACTCGACACTAGCGCCTGCcccacgcgccacagcagtgcaCAAACCAGTGGCAGTCAGCGCTCAACATCAACAGCGCAGTGTCCCATCCACTGTCAAGGCAACATCGCCAGCTGCGCTGACCGGAGGTCGAAGAGCTGTTGGGGGTGTGGCCAAGACTTCCGTACGTAGGTTGGCAGCACACGAGGTGGcatcgtcgtcctcatcctctGGAAGCTCTGACAACGacagtggcggtgatgaCTCGAACAGCGATGAGTGCAACACAGGCGAGCGCTCCTCCGGCTTCGGCTCGGACGATGACAATGAGAGCGTTGATTCAGGCGACGCAGTCAGCCCACACAGGAACGACAACGACGCCCACGGCAACTTGACCCACCTGCACAGCTGGAAGAAGCGCTCCTCAATTCACGCCAGCACCGGAATGAGTCGAAGCGTTCTTGAGTATGGCCAGTACGACTTTATGAACAGTTTCACCATGAACGAATCGTTCGTGTCACACATGCCggacggtggtggcggcgccaggATAAACCTGCTCTACGTACCCGACGACTACAACGACGgtggtgaggcggcggcagtgggggATCTCGTGCTGAACTACACACCGCGTCACGTAAGTACCAAATCAGCGGAAACCTCGGTGAAGATGAAGCCTCACCCCCCGCTCTCACCATCTATTCCATCTCAGTCGCAGGAGCGGCACGGTAGCCCCTCAATGTCGGTGGCGCGGGGGTCAGCCGTGGGGCCGTCCGGCAATGGAGCCGCCGTCACTCCCCGGCGCGGCCAACGTCGGGTAAACAACGCAACTGATATACGCTCTGCGACGGTGCAGAACACATCGCATCATGGAGGCAGTACTAGCAGCTctagccaccaccacgacggtggtggctgcgggCTGGGGGAGCAGCTGGCCTACGGAAGCTCCTTTGGCTTGGGAAGTCGGCACAATTCCTACTTGGCAACACCGTGCGATGAAGCTCACGATGCCGCCTCCGTGTCACTGAGTGTATATGGGGTGGTCAGTGGCAACCCCAATACGATTTCCTCCGGCACCTCCATGATGGATGGGGACGGTGAAGCCTTCATTACTAGGGGAGTCTACCGCGACAGCCGGGATCAAACCGTAACCCCTGCAACTTTCGGCGTTGTGAGTCGAGGtcccgcagcacctctgaCGGTCGGCTGCGGTTCTGCTGTGAAGACATGTAACGCCGCTAGTCAACAGCTAACGTTGCCGCTCATTGATCGCGGAAGTGTTAGTCCCGCCACGTACAGTCGACCTCCCAGCGCTGCGCAGAGGCTGCGTGTACCTGTGACACCGACATCCCCGCAGCGGCTAGCCCGTGGAACGAAGACAGTGTACCCAGGTGGCTACCTGCCCCCCATCACGCCACCTGTCACCCCAACGGCAAAAAAGACCCCGGCGCAGCGCAATAAGAACGCCGTTTCAACGTCAAGTTTCCGCGACTTGGCGAATGCGAGCATCACACCGGGTCTAGGAGACATTGTCGGAGGCAAATCGTATACCTCGCTTGCGTACGAGCTACCAGGCACATGA